The following is a genomic window from Niveispirillum cyanobacteriorum.
CACCGGTCGCAATCAGGCCGTGCGCGTGAAAACCGCCAAGCGGCGGTCGGTGTCGTCGGCCCGCTGGCTGGAACGGCAGTTGAACGACCCCTATGTGGCCGAGGCCAGAAAGCGCGGCTTCCGCAGCCGTGCTGCCTTCAAGCTTTTGCAGCTGGATGAGAAGTTCGGCTTTCTAAAGCGTGGGCAGCGCATTGTCGATCTGGGTGCCGCCCCTGGCGGCTGGACCCAGATCGCCGTGGACCGGTCCAAGTCGGACAAGGGCGGCACCGGTCAGGTGATCGGCATCGATCTGCTGGAGATGGAGCCAGTGCCCGGCGCCACAACCTTCCAGATGGATTTCACCATTCCGGAGGCGCCGGCCCGACTGAAGGCCCTGCTACAAGGTCCTGCCGATATCGTGATGTCGGACATGGCCGCCAACACAACCGGCCATACCCAGACCGACCATCTGCGCATCGCCGGCCTGGCAGAGATGGCCTATCAGTTCGCGGTCGAGGTGCTGGCTCCCGGCGGCACCTTCATCTGCAAGTTATTCCAGGGCGGGGCGGAGCGGGAACTTCTGGCCCAGATGAAGAAGGACTTCGCCACCGTCCGCCACGCCAAGCCCGCCGCCAGCCGGCAAGACAGCAGCGAGACCTATCTGGTCGCCATGGGCTTCCGCAATGTCGCTGCCCCCGCTGCTGCGCCTGACGAAGCATAAGACTCAGGCGGCCCGCACCACCGACACGCCTGCCTCCTGGAAGGGCACCAGTGCCCCCTCCCCCACCTGCCCCGCCACCAGCAGGGTCTGTATCAGGGTGACCGGGCCAATAACATGCGGGGATGCGGCCCCGATCTTTTCCGGTGTGGCCAGCACCATCGTCTCCGCAGCAGCATGGGCGAAGGCCCGCTTCACATCCGCTTCCTCCATATCGCCCGTGGTCAGGCCGATGCCGGCATGCACGCCGGTGACACCCATGACATAGAGATCGGCCTGGAAGCGGCGGATGCCGTCCAGCACCTGCGCGCCCACGCAGACACCGGAATGCTTGAACAGCCGCCCGCCGATCAGCGCCACATCCACCGTCGGGTGGTCGACCAGAGCCGAAGCAATCACCGGGCTGTGGGTGACCACCATGGCCCGCAGGTCACGCGGCAGAGCCTGCGCCATGGCAAGGCAGGTCGTGCCACCATCAACGAAGACCAGTTGACCGGGCCGGATCGTCCGCGCCGCTGCCAGACCCAGCGCCCGCTTGGCATCGGGTGATTGCGCCGCCTTGACCGTCAGATCGGCGACCGCGGGCGAGGCCGGCAATGCCCCGCCATGCACCCGCTGCAACAGGCCATCCGCCGCCATCTCCCGCAGGTCGCGACGGATCGTATCCTCCGACAGGCCCAGGCTGGTGGCGAAGTCCTTGGCCACCACCTGCCCGTCCCGCTTCAAAGCCACCAGGATCATCGCCTTCCGCTGCTGCGTCAGCATCTCACGCTCCTACATAAATTATCGTGACTATACACGATTTTGCACGATAATACACGAACTTGATACTTGGAGCCAGTCCCATGTCCATTGCCGACCGTATCCGCATCCGGGAAGTAACCCTGCTGTCCGACGACTGGTATGTGCTGAAGAAGACCCGCTTTGACTACCGGCGCGCCGACGGCACCTGGCAGAGCTTGAGCCGGGAGACCTATGACCGCGGGAACGGTGCCACCATCCTGCTGTACGATCCCGACCGCCGCACCGTCGTGCTGACGCGGCAGTTTCGGTTTCCGGCCTTTGTGAATGGCCATGACGACCTGCTGACAGAGGCACCAGCCGGGCTGCTGGACGGAGCTGATCCCGCGGACCGCATCCGTCAGGAGTTGATGGAGGAAACGGGCTACGTCATCGGGCAACCGCAGAAGCTGTTCGAGGCCTTCATGAGCCCGGGATCGGTGACGGAAAAGCTGCATTTCTATGCTGCCCCCTATCATCCGGCGGACCGGGTGGGGGCAGGTGGCGGCAATGTGGAGGAAGGCGAGGATATCAGCGTGCTGGAGATCGGCATCGA
Proteins encoded in this region:
- a CDS encoding RlmE family RNA methyltransferase gives rise to the protein MTKSSGNVPTGRNQAVRVKTAKRRSVSSARWLERQLNDPYVAEARKRGFRSRAAFKLLQLDEKFGFLKRGQRIVDLGAAPGGWTQIAVDRSKSDKGGTGQVIGIDLLEMEPVPGATTFQMDFTIPEAPARLKALLQGPADIVMSDMAANTTGHTQTDHLRIAGLAEMAYQFAVEVLAPGGTFICKLFQGGAERELLAQMKKDFATVRHAKPAASRQDSSETYLVAMGFRNVAAPAAAPDEA
- a CDS encoding DeoR/GlpR family DNA-binding transcription regulator — protein: MLTQQRKAMILVALKRDGQVVAKDFATSLGLSEDTIRRDLREMAADGLLQRVHGGALPASPAVADLTVKAAQSPDAKRALGLAAARTIRPGQLVFVDGGTTCLAMAQALPRDLRAMVVTHSPVIASALVDHPTVDVALIGGRLFKHSGVCVGAQVLDGIRRFQADLYVMGVTGVHAGIGLTTGDMEEADVKRAFAHAAAETMVLATPEKIGAASPHVIGPVTLIQTLLVAGQVGEGALVPFQEAGVSVVRAA
- a CDS encoding NUDIX domain-containing protein, which gives rise to MSIADRIRIREVTLLSDDWYVLKKTRFDYRRADGTWQSLSRETYDRGNGATILLYDPDRRTVVLTRQFRFPAFVNGHDDLLTEAPAGLLDGADPADRIRQELMEETGYVIGQPQKLFEAFMSPGSVTEKLHFYAAPYHPADRVGAGGGNVEEGEDISVLEIGIDEALARICDGGIQDGKTICLLLYTAIYLLRASDQG